One genomic segment of Helianthus annuus cultivar XRQ/B chromosome 14, HanXRQr2.0-SUNRISE, whole genome shotgun sequence includes these proteins:
- the LOC110907313 gene encoding uncharacterized protein LOC110907313: MEPSNAAQWVKWIPAKCNLFFWRAGLNRLPTIEALRRRNINVEAAGCVLCDGPVESIDDIVAECLFTNGVWSGIASWCNIPPIFLFSVLDIHAIADSSGFSQPKKDILRGILVITLWHIWNARNDIVFKKRKVSITQLIADVKALSFLWFNSRCKGNDVKWEG, encoded by the coding sequence ATGGAGCCTTCTAATGCAGCGCAATGGGTGAAATGGATTCCAGCCAAATGCAATTTGTTCTTCTGGAGAGCTGGGTTGAATCGGTTACCGACCATTGAGGCTCTTCGGCGCAGGAACATTAATGTGGAGGCTGCTGGGTGTGTTTTATGTGATGGGCCGGTTGAATCGATAGATGATATTGTCGCTGAATGTTTGTTTACTAATGGAGTGTGGAGTGGTATTGCTAGTTGGTGTAATATTCCTCCGATTTTTCTGTTTTCGGTTCTAGACATTCATGCCATTGCGGACTCTTCCGGTTTTTCTCAGCCGAAGAAGGATATCCTTCGAGGCATCCTGGTGATTACGTTATGGCATATTTGGAATGCAAGAAACGACATAGTCTTCAAGAAGAGGAAGGTGTCAATTACTCAACTTATCGCGGATGTGAAGGCGCTTAGTTTTCTTTGGTTCAATAGTCGTTGTAAGGGTAATGACGTTAAATGGGAGGGTTGA